The Epinephelus lanceolatus isolate andai-2023 chromosome 19, ASM4190304v1, whole genome shotgun sequence DNA segment CAccacctcctgctcctccacctccacccaaACACTTGACACACAATGCAAGCATGAGGTTTGCAGAGAAAGTGAAAACACATCACACCACTGATATTacttctgtgttttttatttcacattttccaCTTCAAACAATTTCTGACGTGAAACTGTTAGAAAATTATACATTAGTTTGTATTAAACATTGTTCCAACAGAATCAgacaaatcttttcattttttttaacatcactgtCTTGAGCACATAATTAAATGTTTATAAGACAATCTTACAAattctcattattttttaacattaaattaattcAGCTATTCTCTAAAGTGAAACCTTTAGAGAataaacttgtttttctttattattttttttatgttttagaatatattttttgtcattgttaaaTTTCTAAAGTGAAACCTTTAGAGAATTAAGACAATTCTGGAAAGTGGGAAACATTTCCGCTGATTGCAACTGTTGTcatgttgctcagcaaagaggACGTCTTCAAAAAGTCCCTTTTCAAAAACGCCTCTTCCTCAGCACCGCTTCTTCTCCTGCTGCGCGTGCTTTCAACGTGCGACGTTGGCTCTGTGGCACAACTCGCATCTCCTTCCTCTCCAAACCTCATCCGCACAAAGAATGAGGGTCGATGCGTCGCTCTTGTGGCATACCCGACCTCATTCACATAAAGAATGAGAGTCATCTTGGCATGGACGGGACAAGAGGCGACGGTTCACGGGGAGGCCCCTCGGGCCGGCGCCGTGCTGCCTGGACGGGAATCCTCCTCAGGAGTGTCCAGGGATGAGCAGAAACAGGCTCATCCTTTTCATCAGGATGAGTATTTCCAGGTAAGAAGCTTCACAGCTTTTGAGCAAGAGAGGAGCCGAGGCCCAGATCAACGCTCGGGGAGGCTGATCTCAGGAACCCAGTCGTTCAGACGGCGGCTCTCCTCACAGAACAGGTGCAGCTTTTCCAGAGCAGGGTCCTCCCAAGACCCATCAGCTGGGTTCTGTtcaaacaggaagaggaaacagAGTTTAGCCACGTGTGTCTCTCAACAAAGCATCTCATATACACTTCAGGTATGATTCAGACTCATATTATTGAGCTCTACATACCGTGATGAGGACACAGTGGGCATCTTCAAGCTGCTCCGCCTTGTCACCAACAATCTCAGCCAGACGCTGCATGTCGCTCACTCTGACGATGCTGATGTCGTTGTCGAAGCAGAAGGACTGGATGAGGGTGAAGTGGATCTGCAGAGCGATGTCACACTCAAACTCCTCATCCATGGCCAGGACGCAGAAGGACACACTGTCCGGGTCActgtggaaacaaaacaaaagagcgCATGAGATTCCATCCAATAATCTGCCTGATATAACTAATGAAAATGTAGTTAGCTGTAAATCTGCAACAGAGAGTCTCATACTTACAGATTCATAACTTTGGCGCACTCGTAGACGCCAACGGTGAGGGAGTCGTTGTCCTTAGCGGACACCAGGACCTCCTCCAGGGCTTGGCCGGTGCACTGAGCACGCTCGGTGGGTTTCTGGATCAGAACTTCCTCAAGAGtcatgatgaagatgatgaagatatTCCGCACAGGGAGATCTTTAGAGTTTGGTCAGAGAGTAAAATCCGAAAGGGAGTAGAGTGCTTTCAGTCCTGCAGCCTCCCTCTTTTATACTCTGCAGCTCGTGCGGCGCAGTGAAAGCGCTGCGCCCTGATTGGCCGCAGCTGAATGGTGTATTGGTATGATAATGCTATTGTCACACTCCCGGCTCGTGGCAGATTGATGGGGGTCATGGAGCCACGCACGCTCCCCCTCTGAGCGCAGCAGCCTGCAGACTGAAACTAAAAATAgcctcattttaaaaaaaaaagtttgattacTGTGCAGCACTTTTGTGCAAATGAGGGAAACACAGCCGGTGTTATTTAAATGCAGAGATTCATGAGGAGCATCACTGCACCTTTATATGTATTCATAAGAACTCTGGAAACGTGCAGAATCTTTAAGTGTTCCTTTTTGGAGGCGCTAAAACGACTTACAGTTAAGTTTGCGCACCACGAGCAATCTTCAAAACATTAAATATGAGctccaacaaaaagaaaactttcAAAACAGTTTCTTGGATTTTAGTTTTTGGTGCCAGTATTTCAGCAGCAACACGGAGAAAGTGTGAAGCGCCCCTCCCCCCgctgcagcagagagaaagGGCAGGTGGATGATGCCATCTGTGGACTAGAGGCTGGCCATAAAACGGCCCCATTGTGCGCACAGAAGCCCTCTATTATCACGGTCCCGCATACAAATGCAAATGACCAGCGCGTGCCAGAACGCTGTGCATGCTGCGCAGTCTGCGCTGCTGGCCCATGCTGACCACGTGGCTATCAGCTGTCCAGAAAATCCTTGCTcgcttttttatttatttactctggGGAGTTCAGGGCCCACACGGACTGAATTCTAAAGGAGAACTTGTGAAGTTTATTGCACTTTGGTTTTTGGGGCTTGAATCCAGCAAATGTCGtcatttgtggttttatttcagCTGTTTCTGACAGCTTTTTGttggttttcatcacttttaCGCACGGCGAAACTTTTACGCACGACTCTGTTTGATTATATTTAGTATTTGGTGCGTGGGTCCACTGAATGTATTTATCTGTGCGTCTAAATAAACTTGTTTTTGAAAGCCAACTATCACTTTTACGCACGACGAAACTTTTACGCACAACTCTACAAGGTTATATTAAGTATTTGGTGCGTGGGTCTACTAAATGTACTTATCTGTGCTTTTGaataaacttgtttctgacaaCCATCTACTAATTCACGCTCACTTTTACGCACTGCTAAACTTTTACGCACGGCTCTAAGTCATCTGCCCCAGTTTCTCCCCAACAGCTCGTGCTTATCTGGCTCTTTTTTTCTGCATAATAATTCAAAACACATCTTGCATCGGGTCAGgcctgctgccactgctgcGTAAATAGAAAAGGGGGGCTGGAGTGGAGAGGCT contains these protein-coding regions:
- the LOC117270155 gene encoding growth arrest and DNA damage-inducible protein GADD45 gamma-like, with the protein product MTLEEVLIQKPTERAQCTGQALEEVLVSAKDNDSLTVGVYECAKVMNLDPDSVSFCVLAMDEEFECDIALQIHFTLIQSFCFDNDISIVRVSDMQRLAEIVGDKAEQLEDAHCVLITNPADGSWEDPALEKLHLFCEESRRLNDWVPEISLPER